The following proteins are encoded in a genomic region of Gossypium hirsutum isolate 1008001.06 chromosome D05, Gossypium_hirsutum_v2.1, whole genome shotgun sequence:
- the LOC121216752 gene encoding protein Iojap, chloroplastic isoform X2, with the protein MAVCSTTTLSIGGSVFSGQLRHWEPNESKLFQKPRSRFRWLCLNDLHLLRFRTKTLNFNPRGSLLPSLYAYGKEADDAFLSKVNEDTDEMFDDLMKKYGEVVFRKNELAVEMAKVASDVKAADIRVLFVKPLVYWSRFFIIATAFSRPQIDAIGSRIRDLAEKKYGKVPSGDAKPNSWTLLDFGDVVVHIFLPQQRAFYNLEEFYGNATLIELPSETQPPFHT; encoded by the exons ATGGCAGTGTGTTCAACAACCACTCTATCCATCGGCGGTAGCGTCTTCTCCGGCCAGCTACGGCATTGGGAACCTAACGAATCGAAGCTCTTTCAAAAACCCAGAAGTCGTTTTCGATGGTTATGCCTTAATGACCTCCATTTGCTACGCTTCAGAACCAAAACCTTGAATTTCAACCCAAGGGGAAGCTTGCTGCCTTCACTTTATGCTTATGGCAAAGAAGCTGACGACGCCTTTCTCTCG AAGGTAAATGAAGACACTGATGAGATGTTTGATGATTTGATGAAAAAGTATGGAGAAGTAGTATTTAGAAAGAATGAAC TTGCTGTAGAAATGGCCAAGGTAGCAAGTGATGTGAAGGCTGCTGATATAAGGGTCCTCTTTGTGAAGCCTCTTGTGTATTGGTCTCGGTTTTTCATCATTGCAACAGCATTTTCTCGCCCGCAGATTGATGCCATTGG ATCCAGAATAAGAGATTTGGCTGAGAAGAAGTACGGAAAAGTTCCATCTGGAGATGCAAAACCAAACTCATGGACACTTTTAGACTTTG GTGATGTCGTTGTCCACATATTTCTTCCTCAACAAAGAGCTTTTTACAATTTGGAAGAGTTTTACGGAAATGCAACACTCATTGAGCTGCCTTCTGAAACCCAACCACCATTTCACACTTGA
- the LOC121216752 gene encoding protein Iojap, chloroplastic isoform X1, with amino-acid sequence MAVCSTTTLSIGGSVFSGQLRHWEPNESKLFQKPRSRFRWLCLNDLHLLRFRTKTLNFNPRGSLLPSLYAYGKEADDAFLSKVNEDTDEMFDDLMKKYGEVVFRKNERKSPSAELDDDTESLSFAVEMAKVASDVKAADIRVLFVKPLVYWSRFFIIATAFSRPQIDAIGSRIRDLAEKKYGKVPSGDAKPNSWTLLDFGDVVVHIFLPQQRAFYNLEEFYGNATLIELPSETQPPFHT; translated from the exons ATGGCAGTGTGTTCAACAACCACTCTATCCATCGGCGGTAGCGTCTTCTCCGGCCAGCTACGGCATTGGGAACCTAACGAATCGAAGCTCTTTCAAAAACCCAGAAGTCGTTTTCGATGGTTATGCCTTAATGACCTCCATTTGCTACGCTTCAGAACCAAAACCTTGAATTTCAACCCAAGGGGAAGCTTGCTGCCTTCACTTTATGCTTATGGCAAAGAAGCTGACGACGCCTTTCTCTCG AAGGTAAATGAAGACACTGATGAGATGTTTGATGATTTGATGAAAAAGTATGGAGAAGTAGTATTTAGAAAGAATGAACGTAAGTCTCCAAGTGCTGAGCTCGATGATGATACCGAAAGTTTGTCGT TTGCTGTAGAAATGGCCAAGGTAGCAAGTGATGTGAAGGCTGCTGATATAAGGGTCCTCTTTGTGAAGCCTCTTGTGTATTGGTCTCGGTTTTTCATCATTGCAACAGCATTTTCTCGCCCGCAGATTGATGCCATTGG ATCCAGAATAAGAGATTTGGCTGAGAAGAAGTACGGAAAAGTTCCATCTGGAGATGCAAAACCAAACTCATGGACACTTTTAGACTTTG GTGATGTCGTTGTCCACATATTTCTTCCTCAACAAAGAGCTTTTTACAATTTGGAAGAGTTTTACGGAAATGCAACACTCATTGAGCTGCCTTCTGAAACCCAACCACCATTTCACACTTGA